A region from the Pseudomonas sp. KU26590 genome encodes:
- a CDS encoding PRC-barrel domain-containing protein produces the protein MLRSMRDLEGFTLAAIDGDIGDVDDFYFDNEAWVIRYLVVETGSWLFGGQVLISPFSTGLPDWVSRRLPIHVDKQEVRDVLDSEHERRAVAAAQDQPSIESWAIAPPTQEPTDDQSLRSCRALIGCHIKATDGEIGHVDDVLINEDTWAIQYLVVNTSHWWHGHKVLIAPEWIDEVSWQDKIVAVDLEQAAVRASPHYESTQQLNREREEALYAHYGRVAYWRIEAVIAQVG, from the coding sequence ATGTTACGCAGCATGCGAGACCTTGAAGGTTTCACCCTCGCCGCCATTGACGGTGATATCGGCGACGTGGACGATTTCTATTTCGACAACGAAGCCTGGGTCATCAGGTACCTGGTGGTCGAGACCGGATCCTGGCTGTTCGGCGGTCAGGTACTGATCTCGCCGTTCTCCACCGGACTGCCGGATTGGGTCTCACGCAGGTTGCCGATCCATGTCGACAAGCAAGAGGTCAGGGATGTTCTGGATTCCGAACATGAGCGGCGCGCCGTGGCCGCTGCTCAAGATCAGCCGTCGATCGAAAGCTGGGCGATTGCGCCACCGACCCAGGAGCCAACCGATGATCAGAGCTTGCGCAGCTGCCGTGCATTGATCGGCTGTCACATCAAAGCCACAGACGGTGAAATCGGCCACGTCGATGACGTGCTGATCAACGAAGACACTTGGGCGATTCAGTACCTGGTGGTCAATACCAGCCATTGGTGGCATGGACACAAGGTGCTGATCGCGCCAGAGTGGATCGACGAGGTGTCGTGGCAGGACAAGATTGTCGCGGTAGACCTCGAACAGGCCGCCGTCAGGGCATCCCCTCATTACGAATCCACGCAGCAGTTGAACCGTGAACGCGAAGAAGCCCTGTACGCACACTACGGGCGGGTTGCGTACTGGCGAATCGAGGCGGTCATTGCACAGGTCGGATGA
- a CDS encoding DUF6966 domain-containing protein, with protein MGQQTEELIDVLEQLIELLESDGDMHWSRWMRKARAMLIDSDYSGIAYLRSAYGGMGSFNDLMLGQNVAGVGYSWTPRHVEMNDKLEALRNRAAQLAIEIKRSL; from the coding sequence ATGGGACAGCAAACAGAAGAGCTGATCGACGTACTTGAGCAACTGATCGAGCTACTTGAAAGCGACGGAGATATGCATTGGAGCCGGTGGATGCGGAAGGCACGAGCCATGCTCATCGACTCCGATTATTCCGGGATTGCCTACCTGCGGTCGGCCTATGGAGGCATGGGTTCGTTCAACGATCTGATGCTTGGACAGAATGTTGCCGGGGTTGGTTATTCCTGGACACCACGGCATGTGGAGATGAACGATAAACTTGAAGCGTTGCGCAACAGAGCGGCCCAGCTCGCCATTGAAATAAAGCGGTCTTTGTAG
- a CDS encoding Crp/Fnr family transcriptional regulator produces MCTAPQPVDNHLLAALAEEELLRLAPHMEWVDLVLGEVLYEPGDTLRQVYFPTDSIVSLLQVTESGSSAEIAVVGNEGLVGIAVFMGGESTSSRAVVQSAGGAFRLAGHRLKEEFDRHGDLLLLMLRYTQALIAQMSQTGLCNRHHSIDQQLCRWLLLSLDRLQGNQLTMTQELMANMLGVRREGVTEAAGKLQRQGVIEYSRGQIKVLDRPRLERLSCECYSVVKAESDRLLSYTRRHESSVAGTPVRPAPPAHPGNVR; encoded by the coding sequence ATGTGCACCGCGCCGCAGCCCGTCGACAATCACCTGCTTGCTGCGCTCGCCGAGGAAGAACTCTTGCGCCTGGCCCCGCACATGGAGTGGGTGGACCTGGTATTGGGCGAGGTGCTGTATGAGCCCGGGGACACTCTGCGTCAGGTGTACTTCCCTACCGACTCGATCGTGTCCTTGCTGCAGGTCACTGAAAGCGGGTCCTCGGCAGAGATCGCCGTGGTGGGCAACGAGGGGCTTGTCGGCATCGCGGTGTTCATGGGTGGCGAGAGCACGTCCAGTCGCGCGGTGGTGCAGAGTGCCGGGGGCGCCTTCCGCCTGGCCGGCCATAGGCTCAAGGAAGAGTTCGATCGCCACGGCGATTTGTTGCTGCTCATGCTGCGCTACACCCAGGCCTTGATTGCGCAAATGTCACAGACCGGCTTGTGCAATCGCCATCATTCGATCGATCAGCAGTTGTGCCGCTGGTTGCTGTTGTCGCTGGACCGGCTGCAAGGCAATCAACTGACCATGACCCAGGAACTCATGGCCAATATGCTGGGCGTGCGCCGAGAAGGTGTCACCGAAGCGGCGGGCAAGCTGCAGCGCCAGGGCGTGATCGAATACAGCCGTGGCCAGATCAAGGTCCTGGATCGCCCGCGTCTGGAACGGTTGAGCTGCGAATGTTATTCGGTGGTCAAGGCCGAGTCCGACCGCTTGCTGAGCTATACCCGTCGCCACGAGTCATCAGTGGCTGGCACGCCTGTGCGGCCTGCACCGCCGGCTCACCCTGGCAACGTGCGCTGA
- a CDS encoding YoaK family protein has translation MAIRYIRSLTGRRRTPAANRQLGFALAFVAGAINAGGFLAVQQYTSHMTGIVSSMADNAVLGAYDLALRGGSALLSFMAGAACSAIMVNYSRRKRLHSAFALPLLLEAFLLICFGLLGARLSALDGVIVSLTVMLLCFIMGLQNALITKVSKAEIRTTHITGIVTDIGIELGKFFYWNGATPPGQPRVLANRARLKILTVLALSFFAGGVAGAYGFKHVGYIATVPLSLVLGALAVVPALDDVRRYARRALRQ, from the coding sequence ATGGCAATCAGATACATCCGCAGCCTGACCGGCAGAAGACGCACCCCCGCCGCGAACCGGCAGCTTGGCTTCGCCCTGGCTTTTGTGGCTGGGGCCATCAACGCCGGAGGCTTTCTGGCGGTTCAGCAGTACACGTCGCACATGACCGGCATCGTCTCGTCAATGGCCGACAACGCGGTGCTGGGAGCGTACGACCTAGCGTTGCGCGGCGGCAGCGCCCTGCTCTCCTTCATGGCAGGTGCCGCCTGCTCGGCCATCATGGTCAATTACTCCCGGCGCAAACGCCTGCACAGTGCATTCGCGCTGCCGCTGCTGTTGGAAGCATTTTTGCTGATCTGCTTCGGCTTGCTGGGCGCCAGGCTGTCGGCGCTGGACGGCGTGATCGTGTCGCTCACCGTGATGCTGCTGTGCTTCATCATGGGCCTGCAAAACGCCCTCATCACCAAGGTCTCCAAGGCCGAAATCAGAACCACCCATATCACCGGCATCGTCACTGACATCGGCATTGAACTCGGCAAATTCTTTTACTGGAATGGCGCCACACCGCCCGGGCAGCCGCGTGTGCTGGCCAATCGCGCGCGCTTGAAGATATTGACCGTACTGGCCTTGAGCTTTTTCGCCGGTGGGGTGGCCGGTGCGTACGGGTTTAAACACGTCGGGTACATCGCGACCGTGCCGCTCTCGCTGGTGCTTGGCGCGCTGGCCGTTGTGCCGGCGCTGGACGATGTGCGCCGCTATGCTCGCCGTGCGTTGCGCCAGTGA